Proteins encoded in a region of the Atopobium sp. oral taxon 416 genome:
- a CDS encoding ABC transporter ATP-binding protein: MSSSNQEAYSTTNSGQQPTSDTAIEFRHVSKAYGDTPVIKDMSFTVKRGDFVTMVGSSGGGKTTTLKMINALLTPTSGDIFVDGKNIGDLDPVQLRRNIGYAIQGSVLFPNMTVEQNIAYVPTLLNRRDKQRTARTVRKWMKIVGLEESMLDRYPDELSGGQQQRVGIARALAASPDILLMDEPFGAVDEITRASLQDEIKRIHRETHITIVFVTHDIQEALKLATKVMVIDNGIIQQYDTPKDIVSHPANEFVGRLVQRERHTCLLDDDHVADCKYSEAYTDKK; encoded by the coding sequence ATGAGTTCCTCAAATCAAGAGGCTTACTCAACAACTAATTCAGGGCAGCAACCTACGAGTGATACCGCAATCGAGTTCCGCCACGTATCAAAAGCCTACGGGGACACTCCCGTGATCAAGGACATGAGCTTCACTGTCAAACGGGGTGACTTCGTCACGATGGTGGGATCCTCGGGTGGCGGCAAGACCACCACACTCAAGATGATCAATGCGCTTCTGACCCCAACCTCCGGCGATATCTTTGTCGATGGGAAGAACATCGGGGATCTTGACCCGGTGCAACTGCGCCGCAACATCGGCTATGCGATCCAGGGAAGCGTGCTCTTCCCCAACATGACCGTGGAGCAGAACATCGCCTATGTCCCGACGCTCCTGAATAGACGAGACAAGCAGCGCACCGCCCGTACCGTACGCAAGTGGATGAAGATCGTAGGGTTAGAGGAATCCATGCTCGACCGCTACCCCGATGAGCTCTCAGGAGGTCAGCAGCAGCGCGTCGGTATCGCCCGGGCACTCGCTGCCTCTCCGGACATTCTCCTTATGGATGAGCCCTTCGGCGCCGTCGATGAGATCACCCGTGCGAGCCTTCAAGATGAGATCAAGCGGATCCATCGTGAGACACACATCACGATCGTGTTTGTCACCCACGATATCCAGGAGGCATTGAAGCTCGCCACAAAGGTCATGGTGATCGATAACGGCATTATCCAGCAATACGACACGCCAAAGGATATCGTGAGCCACCCGGCGAACGAGTTTGTGGGCCGCTTGGTGCAGCGTGAGCGGCACACCTGTCTCTTGGATGATGACCATGTGGCAGATTGCAAATACAGCGAAGCGTACACTGATAAGAAATAA
- the gatB gene encoding Asp-tRNA(Asn)/Glu-tRNA(Gln) amidotransferase subunit GatB, giving the protein MKRLNEVLKDWEAVIGLEIHTELTTLDTKMFCNCKLSHDDPPNTNVCPVCLGMPGALPVPNKKAIQSIVMAGLATNCEIQKHSTFYRKHYFYPDMSKNFQTTQGSVAFCMHGHLRLNVTGDGAKERPVWEDMSSDGSEEIKREKDGSYQVPIRIQRIHMEEDAAKMVHEGGEEGRISGASESFIDYNRCGTPLIELVTEPDLRTPEEARLFMEELQQTFKTLGISDCSMESGSMRCDGNISLRRRGTKELGTKTEMKNINSFKSLHDALEFEICRQAEVLEEGGVIYQETRHWEPSRKCTIVMRVKETADDYRLMPDPDLAPFDLTDDFIEECHSKIPELPDAKCKRYEKDYGLKSADAQQLAGDPEVSAFFEEALDGAKKKVIPTIANVMVNLVPSYNKLRAKQVRTISELLAADQITFAQAREVLADIDGTDKDPEKVVDAQGMRQVSDDSALEPIVEEVLGRCTGQVNQYHDGNKKVIGYLVGQCMKASKGRGNPKRFNELLRSHLEA; this is encoded by the coding sequence ATGAAGAGACTGAATGAGGTCCTCAAAGATTGGGAGGCGGTCATCGGGCTGGAGATTCACACCGAGCTTACGACCCTGGACACCAAGATGTTCTGCAACTGCAAGCTGAGCCACGACGATCCGCCTAACACCAATGTATGCCCGGTCTGCTTGGGTATGCCGGGAGCGCTGCCGGTCCCAAACAAGAAGGCTATCCAGTCTATTGTGATGGCCGGCCTCGCCACGAACTGCGAGATCCAGAAGCACTCGACCTTCTACCGCAAGCACTACTTCTATCCGGATATGTCAAAGAACTTCCAGACCACCCAGGGCTCGGTTGCCTTCTGCATGCACGGACACCTGCGCCTCAATGTGACCGGCGACGGCGCTAAGGAGCGCCCTGTTTGGGAGGACATGTCCTCCGATGGATCAGAGGAGATCAAACGTGAGAAGGACGGCTCCTATCAGGTGCCGATCCGCATCCAGCGTATCCACATGGAAGAGGATGCTGCAAAGATGGTGCATGAGGGCGGCGAAGAGGGTCGTATCAGTGGCGCCTCTGAGTCCTTTATCGATTACAACCGTTGTGGTACCCCACTGATCGAGCTAGTCACTGAGCCGGATCTCCGTACACCGGAAGAGGCACGGCTGTTCATGGAGGAGCTGCAGCAGACCTTCAAGACTTTGGGGATCTCGGACTGCTCCATGGAATCAGGCTCGATGCGCTGCGATGGAAACATCTCACTGCGTCGCCGAGGTACCAAAGAGCTCGGCACCAAGACCGAGATGAAGAATATCAACTCCTTCAAGAGCCTGCATGACGCTCTCGAGTTTGAGATCTGCCGTCAGGCTGAGGTGCTTGAGGAAGGTGGCGTGATCTATCAGGAGACCAGGCACTGGGAGCCCTCCCGCAAATGCACGATTGTAATGCGTGTCAAGGAGACCGCAGACGACTATCGGCTGATGCCGGACCCGGACCTGGCTCCGTTTGATCTGACCGATGACTTCATCGAGGAGTGTCACTCAAAGATCCCGGAGCTCCCGGATGCCAAGTGCAAGCGCTATGAGAAGGACTACGGGCTGAAGTCCGCTGATGCCCAACAGCTTGCAGGTGATCCTGAGGTCTCCGCATTCTTCGAGGAGGCGCTCGACGGTGCCAAAAAGAAGGTTATCCCCACCATTGCCAACGTAATGGTCAACTTGGTCCCGAGCTACAACAAATTGAGGGCCAAACAGGTCCGCACGATCTCTGAGCTACTTGCCGCCGACCAGATCACCTTCGCGCAGGCGCGTGAAGTACTCGCTGACATCGATGGAACCGACAAGGATCCGGAGAAGGTTGTCGACGCACAGGGTATGCGCCAGGTGAGCGATGACTCCGCACTGGAGCCGATCGTGGAGGAGGTCCTCGGCCGCTGTACCGGCCAGGTGAACCAGTACCACGACGGTAACAAGAAAGTTATCGGCTATCTGGTCGGTCAGTGCATGAAGGCCTCAAAAGGCAGGGGAAACCCGAAGCGCTTCAATGAGCTGTTGAGGTCCCATCTCGAGGCGTAG
- a CDS encoding aminotransferase class V-fold PLP-dependent enzyme, with amino-acid sequence MAAIDIAANPYRKDFPLLVQQPNLAFLDSAATTQRPKAVLDAQRHFYETMNANPLRGLYKLSVEATEAIDKTRKDIAAFIGATDEKGKPQGNEIVFTRNASESLNLVAHTLGKKILKPGDEVVISIMEHHSNLIPWQQICKETGAKLVYLRLDKDFRITPEEIEKKITGKTKIVSVTQLSNVLGVSPDIKAIAKRAHEVGAYVGVDGAQSVPHTQVNVRDLGIDYLAFSPHKLEGPMGIGVLWGKIDLLNSMPPFLTGGEMIDSVTEQDAVWAPVPQKFEAGTQDAAGIYATDAAIKYLTDQDFTKLEAREHALTHYLVEQLEALPFIQIVGPRDPDRHLSVVSFNVKDIHPHDVASLLDMKDVAIRAGHHCAQPLMTSMGISSSCRASVAFYNDKKDIDQLVDGLNYVWQVFHGTK; translated from the coding sequence GTGGCAGCCATAGATATTGCCGCCAATCCATACAGGAAAGACTTTCCATTGCTCGTGCAACAACCCAACCTCGCATTTCTCGACAGCGCTGCAACCACACAGCGTCCGAAAGCTGTGTTGGACGCCCAGCGTCACTTCTACGAGACGATGAACGCCAACCCCTTGCGTGGCCTTTACAAGCTCTCGGTTGAGGCAACCGAAGCAATCGATAAGACCCGTAAGGACATCGCTGCCTTCATCGGGGCGACCGATGAGAAGGGTAAGCCGCAGGGCAATGAGATCGTCTTCACGCGCAACGCATCAGAATCGTTGAACCTGGTTGCACACACCTTAGGGAAGAAGATCCTGAAACCGGGAGACGAAGTTGTAATCTCCATTATGGAGCACCACTCCAACTTGATCCCCTGGCAGCAGATCTGCAAGGAGACCGGCGCTAAGCTCGTCTACCTGCGCTTGGATAAGGATTTCAGAATCACTCCTGAAGAGATTGAGAAGAAGATCACCGGCAAAACCAAGATCGTCTCCGTAACCCAACTCTCCAACGTGTTGGGTGTCTCCCCTGACATCAAGGCTATCGCCAAGCGTGCACACGAAGTTGGAGCTTACGTAGGCGTCGACGGCGCGCAGTCAGTACCTCATACGCAAGTCAACGTCCGCGATCTCGGGATCGACTACCTCGCCTTTTCCCCGCACAAGCTGGAGGGCCCGATGGGCATCGGTGTGCTCTGGGGCAAGATAGATCTGCTGAACTCTATGCCGCCGTTCCTGACCGGCGGTGAGATGATCGACTCCGTCACCGAGCAGGACGCCGTATGGGCACCGGTACCGCAGAAGTTTGAGGCTGGCACCCAGGATGCCGCAGGCATCTATGCTACCGACGCCGCAATCAAGTACCTCACTGATCAGGACTTCACGAAACTTGAAGCGCGTGAGCATGCCCTCACCCACTACCTGGTGGAGCAGCTCGAAGCGCTGCCCTTCATCCAGATCGTGGGACCGAGAGATCCTGACCGCCACCTCAGCGTGGTCTCCTTCAACGTAAAGGACATCCACCCGCATGACGTCGCATCCCTGCTTGATATGAAGGATGTGGCGATCCGCGCCGGTCACCACTGCGCGCAACCGCTCATGACCTCAATGGGTATATCTAGTAGTTGTAGGGCATCTGTGGCTTTCTACAACGACAAAAAGGATATCGACCAGCTTGTAGATGGCCTCAACTATGTTTGGCAGGTATTCCATGGAACAAAATGA
- a CDS encoding Rrf2 family transcriptional regulator: MAASMFSTKGRYALRAMADLAMHSGWVSLGDVSKRQGISRKYLEQVIAVMHKVGFVESQRGKGGGYRLTRKPEDYTLGEIMRAAEGSSLAPVACLDCLTGDICPRIQSCPTVMIYRDLGKVTSQYLDSKTLRDVTLSSGFTKLTKEQLEEKEEKEEREEQEEKAAKQRAKSKKKHTASK, encoded by the coding sequence ATGGCTGCCAGCATGTTTTCAACCAAGGGCCGCTATGCCCTGCGTGCTATGGCAGACCTGGCAATGCACAGCGGGTGGGTCTCTCTGGGAGACGTATCCAAGCGGCAGGGTATCTCCCGTAAGTACCTGGAACAGGTGATTGCCGTAATGCACAAGGTCGGCTTCGTCGAGAGCCAGCGTGGCAAGGGCGGCGGTTATCGGTTGACTCGCAAGCCTGAAGATTATACCTTGGGCGAGATCATGCGGGCTGCTGAGGGCTCTTCCTTGGCCCCGGTCGCCTGCCTTGACTGCTTGACCGGCGACATCTGTCCACGCATTCAATCCTGCCCCACCGTGATGATCTACCGTGATCTGGGCAAAGTGACCTCACAGTATCTCGACTCCAAGACGCTGCGCGATGTGACCCTCTCCTCAGGCTTCACGAAGCTCACCAAAGAGCAGCTCGAAGAGAAAGAGGAAAAGGAGGAACGCGAGGAGCAGGAAGAGAAAGCCGCCAAACAGAGGGCGAAGAGCAAAAAGAAGCACACCGCTTCAAAGTAA
- the sufB gene encoding Fe-S cluster assembly protein SufB, translated as MSEKKKTQVADIDRSLYDFVKPEVGYERYKNGLTPDIVRAISKKKDEPEWMLNKRLEALEIFQDTPMPGNWGPSIEHLDMDHISTYVNPKTKQTNDWDDVPKDIKDTFERLGIPQAERESLAGVGAQYDSEIVYHNMREEVAKYGVVYTTIEDAIHDPKLEPIVKQYFGTLIPPTDHKFAALHYAVWSGGSFVYVPAGVTVEYPLQSYFRLNAAGAGQFEHTLIIVEPGANLHFIEGCSAPKYYAANLHAGAVELFVKGGARLRYSTIENWSKNMYNLNTKRATIGKDATMEWVSGSFGSHVSYLYPTTILAGDNSHCEFTGITFAGATQDLDTGCKVILNGKDTTASVDTKSISKDGGANTFRSSVVVGPKADNARATVSCQSLMLDDISRSDTIPAMDVRNRTASVGHEATIGAISDDTIMYLMSRGCSEQEARTLVVNGFANPVSKELPLEYAVEMNNLIKLEMEGAIG; from the coding sequence GTGAGTGAGAAGAAAAAGACACAGGTCGCGGATATTGACCGCTCCCTGTATGACTTCGTGAAGCCGGAGGTGGGCTATGAGCGCTACAAAAACGGCCTCACCCCGGATATTGTGCGTGCCATCTCCAAGAAGAAGGACGAGCCTGAGTGGATGCTCAACAAGCGACTCGAGGCGCTGGAGATCTTCCAGGACACCCCGATGCCGGGCAACTGGGGCCCCTCCATCGAGCACTTGGACATGGACCACATCTCTACGTATGTGAACCCGAAGACCAAGCAGACCAACGATTGGGACGACGTCCCCAAGGACATCAAGGACACCTTTGAACGTCTGGGCATCCCACAGGCGGAGCGTGAGAGCTTAGCCGGCGTCGGCGCCCAGTACGACTCAGAGATTGTCTACCACAACATGCGTGAGGAGGTCGCCAAGTACGGCGTCGTCTACACGACGATCGAGGATGCGATCCACGACCCGAAGCTCGAGCCGATTGTGAAGCAGTACTTCGGTACCCTGATTCCACCCACGGACCACAAGTTCGCAGCACTGCACTACGCAGTCTGGTCGGGTGGCTCCTTTGTCTATGTCCCGGCCGGTGTCACCGTTGAGTACCCGCTGCAGAGCTACTTCCGCTTGAACGCCGCGGGCGCAGGCCAGTTTGAGCACACGCTGATCATCGTCGAGCCCGGCGCCAACCTGCACTTTATCGAAGGCTGCTCGGCCCCGAAGTACTACGCCGCCAACCTGCACGCCGGCGCAGTCGAGCTCTTCGTGAAAGGCGGCGCGCGTCTGCGCTATTCCACGATCGAGAACTGGTCGAAGAACATGTACAACCTGAACACCAAGCGCGCCACGATCGGCAAAGATGCCACCATGGAATGGGTGTCCGGTTCCTTCGGCTCACACGTGAGCTACCTCTATCCCACCACGATCCTGGCAGGTGACAACTCGCACTGCGAGTTCACTGGCATCACCTTCGCGGGCGCCACGCAGGACCTCGATACGGGTTGCAAAGTCATCCTCAACGGTAAGGACACCACTGCTTCAGTGGATACCAAGTCCATCTCTAAGGACGGCGGCGCCAACACCTTCAGGAGCTCCGTCGTCGTAGGCCCGAAGGCGGACAACGCCCGTGCCACGGTTTCCTGCCAGTCACTGATGCTCGACGATATCTCCCGCTCTGACACAATCCCGGCGATGGATGTCCGCAACCGCACCGCATCCGTAGGCCACGAGGCCACGATCGGCGCAATCTCGGATGACACGATCATGTACCTGATGAGCCGCGGCTGCTCTGAGCAGGAAGCCAGAACACTCGTCGTGAACGGCTTTGCAAACCCGGTCTCAAAGGAGCTGCCGCTTGAGTACGCCGTTGAGATGAACAATCTGATCAAGCTTGAAATGGAAGGGGCGATTGGCTGA
- the gatA gene encoding Asp-tRNA(Asn)/Glu-tRNA(Gln) amidotransferase subunit GatA — MGSFDKLYASDIVEGVRRGDFSATEVAKASLDAIDNREKDVQAFLQVVPELALDAAKAIDEKKAKGEDLPMLAGVPIAFKDNMHLKGTRTTCASKMLENYDSMFTATCVQRMLDAGVLPVGKTNMDEFAFGSSTESSAFHPTHNPWDLERVPGGSSGGSAAAVSSGEVTIALGSDTGGSIRQPASLCGVVGMKPTYGAVSRYGVVAFGSSLDQVGPFGRCVKDIALALNALTTQGRDSYDSTSQDCAIDYTKHLEDPIEGKKVGIVPELMDVKGLTPEVKAAVGGAVKALQDQSAQIVEVTLPNIASAIAAYYVIAPCEAFSNLARFDGVRYGYQEPNCQTLAEQTSKSRSHGFGLEAKRRQMLGAYLLSSGVYDKYYYPAQQVRTLITDDYVQAYKRCDVILMPATPRTAFKFGEISDPTQMYASDLFTISNNIVGNCGISVPLGLGTESKLPVSVQLQGPAFADSRLLQFARAVERSYQAAGVVAPAFAGKGGELK; from the coding sequence ATGGGTTCATTCGATAAGCTTTACGCCTCAGATATCGTTGAGGGCGTCAGGAGGGGGGACTTCAGCGCTACGGAGGTCGCGAAGGCTTCGCTCGACGCAATCGACAACCGTGAGAAAGATGTTCAGGCTTTTCTGCAGGTGGTGCCGGAGCTAGCACTTGATGCTGCCAAAGCAATCGACGAGAAGAAGGCAAAGGGTGAGGACTTGCCGATGTTGGCGGGGGTCCCTATCGCCTTCAAGGACAACATGCACCTCAAGGGGACCAGGACTACCTGCGCCTCCAAGATGCTTGAGAACTACGATTCGATGTTCACTGCCACCTGCGTGCAGCGCATGCTCGATGCGGGCGTGCTTCCGGTTGGCAAGACTAACATGGATGAGTTCGCTTTTGGCTCCTCAACCGAGTCTTCCGCCTTCCATCCGACGCACAATCCCTGGGACCTGGAGCGCGTTCCGGGTGGCTCCTCCGGTGGCAGCGCCGCCGCGGTGTCCTCCGGCGAGGTTACAATAGCGCTCGGCTCCGATACCGGCGGCTCCATCAGACAGCCGGCAAGTCTCTGCGGTGTTGTCGGTATGAAGCCCACCTACGGCGCGGTGAGCCGGTACGGCGTCGTCGCCTTCGGCTCCTCACTGGACCAGGTGGGACCTTTTGGGCGCTGCGTCAAGGATATCGCTTTAGCACTCAATGCGCTGACCACCCAGGGTCGGGACTCCTATGATTCGACGAGCCAGGACTGCGCGATCGATTACACCAAGCACCTCGAAGATCCGATTGAGGGCAAGAAGGTCGGTATCGTTCCGGAATTGATGGATGTAAAAGGCCTCACCCCTGAGGTCAAGGCTGCCGTCGGGGGAGCCGTGAAAGCTCTGCAAGATCAGAGCGCGCAGATCGTTGAGGTCACGCTGCCGAACATCGCCTCCGCAATTGCGGCGTACTACGTGATCGCCCCCTGTGAGGCGTTCTCGAACCTCGCCCGTTTTGACGGCGTCCGCTACGGATACCAGGAGCCCAACTGCCAGACCTTGGCAGAGCAGACCTCAAAGAGCCGCTCACACGGCTTTGGCTTGGAGGCGAAGCGCCGTCAGATGCTCGGCGCTTACTTACTGTCCTCCGGCGTCTACGACAAGTACTACTATCCCGCGCAGCAGGTCAGAACGTTGATCACCGATGATTACGTCCAGGCTTACAAGAGGTGCGATGTGATCCTGATGCCCGCTACGCCGCGCACTGCCTTTAAATTCGGGGAAATCTCAGATCCGACGCAGATGTACGCTTCTGACCTGTTCACGATCTCCAACAACATCGTGGGCAACTGCGGTATCTCAGTGCCGCTCGGTCTGGGGACCGAAAGCAAACTGCCGGTTTCCGTACAGCTGCAGGGTCCTGCCTTTGCAGACAGCCGACTGCTGCAGTTTGCGCGTGCGGTTGAGCGGAGTTATCAGGCAGCCGGTGTCGTCGCACCTGCCTTTGCAGGTAAGGGAGGTGAGCTCAAATGA
- the sufU gene encoding Fe-S cluster assembly sulfur transfer protein SufU → MEQNDLYSAEFIDHIAHPDYKYEMKDPTMKHEGINPSCGDDLELSVKLDRDGKIAEAAYTGHGCAVSQASADMMSDLMVGKTPEEAIKLCDLFTDMVTGKEKDESKLDQLEEAASLEGVSHMPARVKCAELSWRTLKEMLKGNTEKASTTEDQEG, encoded by the coding sequence ATGGAACAAAATGATTTGTACAGTGCTGAGTTCATCGACCATATAGCACATCCGGATTACAAGTATGAGATGAAAGACCCGACGATGAAGCACGAGGGTATCAACCCCTCCTGTGGCGATGATTTGGAGCTGTCCGTGAAACTTGACAGAGATGGAAAGATCGCCGAGGCCGCCTACACCGGCCACGGCTGTGCGGTCAGCCAGGCTTCTGCGGACATGATGAGTGACCTGATGGTCGGCAAGACCCCTGAGGAAGCCATCAAGCTCTGTGACCTCTTTACCGATATGGTCACTGGCAAAGAGAAGGACGAAAGTAAGCTTGACCAGCTTGAGGAAGCTGCCTCACTCGAGGGCGTCTCCCACATGCCGGCGCGTGTTAAATGCGCTGAGCTCTCCTGGAGAACGCTCAAGGAGATGCTCAAAGGCAATACTGAGAAAGCCTCAACGACTGAAGATCAGGAAGGATAA
- the gatC gene encoding Asp-tRNA(Asn)/Glu-tRNA(Gln) amidotransferase subunit GatC — protein sequence MPLSKEDVAAIAEYARFHLTDKELDEMTDYMNEAVRLLQPIREYDLEGVKPTYQPIGDLSNVMREDVVDDHDRALDLKDAMHNAGSTHDRYFRVPSILGDEEEA from the coding sequence ATGCCGTTAAGTAAAGAAGATGTGGCAGCCATCGCGGAATATGCTCGGTTCCATTTGACAGACAAAGAGCTGGATGAGATGACCGACTATATGAATGAGGCGGTCCGGTTACTCCAGCCGATCCGTGAGTATGATCTGGAGGGAGTGAAGCCCACCTATCAGCCGATCGGGGATCTCTCCAATGTGATGCGTGAAGACGTGGTCGACGACCATGACCGTGCGCTCGATCTGAAGGACGCTATGCACAACGCGGGGAGTACCCACGACCGCTACTTCAGAGTGCCGTCCATCCTCGGCGATGAGGAGGAAGCTTAA
- a CDS encoding transposase, whose protein sequence is MCDFSRLCSGRKATSWLGLSPSQSSSAASHRMAGISKCGPRLLRALLMGCAWACARARPTFSKRCPASVDLHIRERARLLSEEAVAREGRLTLQG, encoded by the coding sequence ATGTGTGACTTCTCCAGGCTCTGTTCGGGGAGGAAGGCCACATCCTGGCTGGGGCTCTCCCCGTCGCAGTCGTCAAGCGCCGCCTCCCACAGGATGGCAGGCATATCGAAATGCGGCCCCAGGCTGCTGAGGGCGCTCCTTATGGGATGTGCCTGGGCGTGCGCAAGGGCAAGACCTACTTTTTCGAAGAGGTGTCCCGCGTCGGTGGATCTACACATCAGGGAACGTGCACGGCTGCTCTCGGAGGAGGCAGTTGCTCGAGAGGGACGTCTTACCCTGCAAGGCTAA
- the sufC gene encoding Fe-S cluster assembly ATPase SufC — MADTLLEVSNLSAGTEDKPILHHINIEVSEGKTHVLMGPNGAGKSTLGHVIMGDPQYIVREGSIHFDGKDITDLTTDKRSLAGIFLSYQSPVEVPGVPLYTFLRTITQMRPELKMTARNFRKRVNEVAQELDMDDSFLTRELNVGFSGGEKKKIEMLQLLLLRPKLAILDETDSGLDVDALSVVSKGIEAYRRDCQGALLMITHNTRILEKLSVDTTHVMVKGHLVAEGDASMINEIDREGFGKYEDELEAETKQEA, encoded by the coding sequence ATGGCAGATACATTGCTTGAGGTTTCGAACCTCTCGGCCGGCACAGAGGACAAACCCATCTTGCACCACATCAATATCGAGGTCAGCGAGGGTAAGACTCACGTGCTGATGGGGCCGAACGGCGCAGGCAAGTCCACACTCGGCCATGTGATCATGGGCGATCCGCAATACATCGTGCGTGAAGGTTCAATCCATTTCGACGGAAAAGATATCACCGATCTCACGACCGATAAGCGCTCACTCGCCGGCATCTTCCTGTCCTACCAATCCCCCGTCGAGGTACCGGGTGTGCCGCTGTACACCTTCCTGCGCACCATTACGCAGATGCGCCCGGAGCTCAAGATGACTGCGCGCAACTTCAGGAAGCGCGTGAATGAGGTCGCACAGGAGCTCGATATGGACGACTCCTTCCTCACCCGTGAGCTCAACGTGGGCTTCTCCGGCGGCGAGAAGAAGAAGATCGAGATGCTCCAGCTTTTGCTCTTGAGACCGAAACTGGCCATCCTCGACGAGACTGACTCCGGCCTCGACGTTGACGCGCTCTCCGTGGTGTCCAAGGGTATTGAGGCGTATCGCCGTGACTGTCAGGGCGCGCTTCTGATGATCACCCACAACACGCGCATCCTGGAGAAGCTCTCTGTCGACACCACTCATGTGATGGTGAAAGGACATCTGGTCGCTGAAGGCGACGCCTCAATGATCAACGAGATCGACCGTGAGGGCTTTGGCAAGTATGAGGATGAGCTCGAAGCCGAAACAAAGCAGGAGGCTTAA
- a CDS encoding IS3 family transposase: MHTDTGALYMTDERADACSRGQRRPLDVAQGQKSPDNARVKGFFGTLKSDLFSGMDWADSTFEEFKSCLDSYIEWYCLTKLKRAL; the protein is encoded by the coding sequence GTGCATACGGACACCGGTGCGCTCTATATGACAGACGAACGGGCAGATGCCTGCAGCAGAGGGCAACGCCGCCCACTCGATGTCGCCCAAGGACAAAAGTCCCCTGACAATGCCCGTGTCAAAGGCTTTTTCGGCACGCTCAAGTCTGACCTCTTTTCCGGCATGGATTGGGCTGACAGCACATTCGAGGAGTTCAAGAGCTGTCTTGACAGCTACATCGAGTGGTATTGTTTGACCAAGCTCAAGCGTGCCTTGTAG
- a CDS encoding SufD family Fe-S cluster assembly protein codes for MAAAMTETTTLKHLNVPPKQTWNYLKINDTSLTVIKPKEQGEVFARLPEMFGRIESGIGPEAVKWIENMAGDSHYIEVPAHRPTDRPIVVDCDADKTDIKDTGIIVRNHANATIVMLSHGKQGSKDTSANLLRIYAEHDAHVSVVEIMALPEEQQHIEGLAIDAQQNSRIEVRQYALGGGNVVTGLATNLAQDHARLDLVSRYFVRGHEKLDLNHVARQRGCDTKVEMSASGLLTDSAQKTLRETIDLIHGGKGSKGNELETVLVEGDHIVNKTLPVILCDEEDVQGNHGASIGSIGPEQTEYLATRGLAGKQVSQLFATALFDDALIHAPGAASQKAVGVRASDVLGERAFEDSREGLALEKEGE; via the coding sequence ATGGCAGCAGCAATGACCGAAACCACCACGCTCAAACATCTTAATGTACCGCCCAAGCAGACGTGGAACTATCTGAAGATCAACGACACCAGCCTCACGGTGATCAAGCCGAAGGAGCAGGGTGAGGTCTTTGCCCGCCTGCCGGAGATGTTCGGACGCATTGAGTCCGGCATCGGTCCTGAGGCCGTGAAGTGGATCGAGAACATGGCGGGCGACTCCCACTACATCGAGGTCCCCGCACACCGCCCGACCGACAGGCCGATCGTCGTGGACTGCGACGCAGACAAGACCGATATCAAGGATACCGGGATCATAGTGAGAAATCACGCTAATGCCACGATCGTGATGCTCTCCCACGGAAAACAGGGTAGCAAGGATACCTCCGCCAACCTGCTGCGCATCTATGCGGAACACGACGCCCACGTCTCTGTGGTGGAGATCATGGCGCTGCCGGAAGAGCAGCAGCACATCGAAGGCCTCGCGATCGACGCCCAGCAGAATTCCAGAATTGAGGTGCGCCAGTACGCGCTCGGTGGCGGCAACGTCGTCACAGGCCTGGCGACCAATCTGGCCCAAGACCACGCCCGTCTCGATCTTGTGAGCCGCTACTTTGTGCGCGGCCATGAGAAGCTCGACTTGAACCATGTCGCTCGCCAGCGCGGTTGTGACACCAAGGTCGAGATGAGCGCCTCCGGCCTGCTGACCGACTCCGCACAAAAGACCCTGCGTGAGACGATCGATCTGATCCACGGGGGCAAAGGCTCCAAGGGCAACGAGCTGGAGACGGTACTCGTCGAGGGCGACCACATCGTGAACAAGACCCTGCCGGTCATCCTGTGCGACGAGGAAGACGTCCAGGGCAACCACGGCGCCTCCATCGGCTCCATCGGGCCTGAGCAGACTGAGTACTTGGCTACTCGCGGCCTCGCGGGCAAGCAGGTCTCCCAGCTCTTTGCGACTGCACTCTTCGACGACGCACTGATCCACGCCCCAGGAGCCGCTTCACAGAAAGCCGTCGGCGTCCGCGCTTCTGATGTTTTAGGTGAGCGGGCCTTTGAGGATTCCCGTGAGGGCCTCGCTCTAGAGAAAGAGGGTGAGTGA